Proteins from one Esox lucius isolate fEsoLuc1 chromosome 19, fEsoLuc1.pri, whole genome shotgun sequence genomic window:
- the duox2 gene encoding dual oxidase maturation factor 1: MTFYDDIYPFYPLQRTSFIFNTQLLTIILVFLVLAVTFLLILPGIRGKSRFLWMFRIIISLFIGVVIVALNFTSDWAVAQGSTNTSYKSFSSEEVDAEVGLHIGLYGINITLRGNPVNQLNETINYNEMFKWHDTDEEYEKALERGLPNPILYIAEKFTLSSPCGLIYQYRYSGQYASSTLWTAFCCWLLANVLFSMPVILYAGCMMVVTAAFIFFSMASFSTIMNLPSCMFTLGTMGAFQTEYSGSFWLALATGVLCLLIGVMVVILDCVIPERMREAFSVGVDTEEDDIYMGEGYLNSNFLSGVTTVTHDLGKGIKQTSLKELSVHVYEDPDSNVSTGSTLG; the protein is encoded by the exons ATGACTTTCTACGATGACATTTATCCATTCTACCCCCTACAAAGAACCTCTTTCATCTTTAACACCCAACTCCTCACCATTATTCTCGTCTTCCTGGTCCTCGCGGTAACTTTTCTTCTAATTCTGCCAGGAATCAGAGGCAAGTCG agatttctctggatgtTCAGGATTATCATCAGTTTATTTATAGGCGTTGTGATAGTGG CCCTGAATTTCACCAGTGACTGGGCTGTGGCCCAGGGCTCAACCAACACCTCCTACAAGTCCTTCAGCAGCGAGGAGGTGGATGCAGAGGTGGGCCTACATATCGGGTTGTATGGCATCAACATCACTTTAAGAG GGAATCCTGTGAACCAACTCAACGAGACCATCAACTACAACGAGATGTTCAAGTGGCACGACACCGATGAGGAGTACGAGAAGGCCCTTGAGAGAGGCCTGCCCAACCCGATCCTCTACATCGCTGAGAAGTTCACCCTCAGTAGTCCATGTGGTCTCATCTACCAGTACAGATACTCTGGCCAATACGCCTCATCCACCCTTTG GACGGCGTTCTGCTGCTGGTTGTTGGCCAACGTGTTGTTCTCCATGCCGGTCATCCTGTACGCTGGCTGCATGATGGTGGTCACCGCCGCCTTCATCTTCTTTTCCATGGCCTCCttctccaccatcatgaatCTGCCGTCATGCATGTTCACCCTTGGCACCATGGGAGCCTTCCAGACGGAGTACAGCGGCTCCTTCTGGTTGGCGCTGGCCACGG GTGTACTGTGTTTGCTGATAGGAGTGATGGTGGTGATCCTGGACTGTGTGATCCCAGAAAGGATGCGAGAGGCCTTCAGTGTCGGGGTGGACACAGAGGAAGACGACATTTATATGGGAGAGGGATACCTGAACTCCAACTTCCTCAGTGGGGTCACCACCGTCACG CATGATTTGGGGAAAGGCATCAAACAAACATCCCTCAAGGAGCTGTCGGTCCACGTATATGAGGATCCTGATTCAAATGTCTCCACCGGCAGTACGTTAGGTTAA